Below is a genomic region from Populus trichocarpa isolate Nisqually-1 chromosome 15, P.trichocarpa_v4.1, whole genome shotgun sequence.
CAATCTGAGTATCAGCCTGGAAAAAAGACATTCCAGGTAaggcaaaataataaaaacacaacaatCCCAATGAGCACTGCTAGTAATGCACatcaatctaaaattttaaatcaactaTGACTCAACAGAATCATCATTTTTCAGAGTATTACCTCTTTCTTGACAGGTTCTTCCTTTTCAGACAAAATTAACTCGATGTGACATGGCGATGACATGTAAGCTGCCAAAGCAATCACACATCACTATTAAGTGCCCCTGTTCAAATAGAGAAGACAGGCAGGAAAGAAATGAACTTAATGGCTTAAAGAAAGGACTCACGGTTTATTCTTCCATGGGCACGATAAGTACGGCGACGCTGTTTTTGTGCTTGATTGACTTGGATATGTGATATGTAAAGTGCATCAACATCCAAACCTTTCACCTAAATAACAAGCAGATAAAATTTACAAACATTAGACAGGATATCCATGAGGTCAAGAAGCAAACATTAGAGTAAAatataaccaaaataaaacccAGGAAAAGTAACCACCTCAGCATTGCTTTCAGCGTTCTTTAGCAAATCAAGGATAAATTTAGCAGATTTAGCAGGCCAGCGTCCTTGTCCATTTGAGTGGCGGTTCTTAGCTTGAGCAGTTCGCCCAACACCGCCACAGAAACGTCGGAAAGGAATAGCTTGCTTGTGTGCCAAAACATCCTCCAAGTACCGTTTGGCCTTGTCCAAAGGCATCTTCCGGATTGAAAACGCAGTCTCTCTTGTGTTCTGAGATAGAGAATAGTATTACTGGAGTCAGCACAGACAATTTAGCAATTTCAACAAAGTGACATGTCATCGCatctttatcaaaaaataatttaggtaCTAGAGACAATAAGAGCTCTTTATAAAATCTCATGTGAAATCAGAAACCATGGGTACGAGTACAGACAGAGTTTCACCAATTGCAAtgcacaaaaggaaaaaaaatgattatagaGAATAGTAATACTGGAGTCAGCACAGACAATTTGGCAATTTCAACAAAGTGACATGTCATCGCatctttatcaaaaaataatttaggtaCCAGAGACAATAAGAGCTCTTTATAAAATCTCATGTGAAATCAGAAACCATGGGTAAGAGTACAGACAGAGTTTCACCAATTGCAAtgcacaaaaggaaaaaaaatgattttgtggAAAAGTTTGGAAGGCCAAGAGAATCATTGAATTCCCACAAGCtctattaaagaaaattaacaagATTAAATTCTATGACTTATATCACTCCCATCCATAGTTGACCATATCCATTAAAGCTCTGAACACTGTGCAATTAGTGAACAATCTTACagtaaataacaaaactcaTAGAAAGGGGAATGCATATCTTCTGAGTCTCATAAGAAGTCCATTCACAGAGTCAATAGATTCCTATAACCAATCCCCCTTCCCCAGTCCTACACATCAACTACAAAATGaaactgaaactgaaaaaagCAACAATAAAATTGGCTTACATTGCATGGCCAACTCAATTACAAGTCCCTCTCTATGTGTAAAAGATCTCAATCTCATGCAAATTTTACTAAGCCCAAATCCCCTATGCAGGAATCTGAACTGAGCAACACAGGAATATTTTGCATgacaaaacaataaatcaaaagaGCCATTGAAGAAGTTCAAAGTTCTTATTAGTCaccaaagaaaaaggaacaGACCATT
It encodes:
- the LOC7463121 gene encoding 60S ribosomal protein L17-2 — protein: MVKYSREPDNQTKSCKARGSDLRVHFKNTRETAFSIRKMPLDKAKRYLEDVLAHKQAIPFRRFCGGVGRTAQAKNRHSNGQGRWPAKSAKFILDLLKNAESNAEVKGLDVDALYISHIQVNQAQKQRRRTYRAHGRINPYMSSPCHIELILSEKEEPVKKEADTQIAPRKPKGALRSGASS